GCAAGAATGGATTCGCTGATAACGTCAGAGCTGCAGCAGATTGAACCGGAAAGATCTCAGCGGACCAGGGATTATTACAACGGGGAAGGTGTGTCGGTGATCGATATCGAGTATGGGGAGGAAGGGGTggatgctgatgatgatgagaaaacATTAGTGCAGTTCCGAATTGAACAAAGCGCGGGTGATCAATGACCTAGacgtgagaagtgtgagactacaGGCAAACAATGTGATTTAGCAGATCTTCAGGTCTGTGTTCGTACTCTACAGGATAATCATACCagcagttttttttatctacagAAATCTCTGACAGCACAAATTCTTTAAAGATGATAGCTTCCTCAATAGCTAACGTATATAGGAAGGAATGTTGGTTAATTGGTTTTATGCGTCGGACTTTAGTGATTAGCAAGATTTTTGTGGGCCAGGAGAAGGGAGACTctaggttgaaaatggtatgtGATCTTTGGTCACCAGTTCTATTGTCTACTGTTTTTACTGTTTGAGTCTATAATTTGATGGAATCATACAGCAGTTTTGTAAGATTCAGAAATATTACTGGTTAGAACTTATAATTTCTCAGTCGTGCAGGCCCGTCTAGCTCAGTCGGTAGAGCGCAAGGCTCTTAACCTTGTGGTCGTGGGTTCGAGCCCCACGGTGGGCgttgttttttctctcttttctaatACGTTTTTTTGtctataaataaattgagtTTGAGGACTTGAGTACATGACATTCATAGTTCACGGCCCTGATTGGcgtcgttctctctctctcttttctaatagttattttttttctataaattgagTTTGAGTACTTGAGTACTTGACAGTTGACATTCATGGTTCATGGCCCTGATTAACATGGATGGTTTAGTAAGATAAGAATGTTACTAACACATTTTCTAATacgttttttttgtctataaaTCGAGTTTGAGGACTGGAGTACATGACATTCATAGTTCACGGCCCTGATTGGcgtcgttctctctctctctctcttctaatagttttttctataaattgagTTTGAGGACTTGAGTACTTGACAGTTGACATTCATGGTTCATGGCCTTGATTGACATGGATGGTTTAGTAAGATAATAATGTTACTAACACGGGGAAGATGTTTTGGTGATTGATAcagtggtgtttgaatctcttgaaaatgaagatgaaaataaagattaagtgtttcacgcaaaacggagtggtaataacgtgtgattaattgagttttaattattacaaacttgaagaatggattaatcttatattttaaaacaactttcatatagaaagttttcgcacgaaacgtaccgtttagtagtttgaaaagcgtgtcacTTTTATCAAAAAGTTTATCCAGTTTTTGttagagaaaagaacagggccgAGTATGAGGAGGAAGGCTTGGATGCTGACTACGGTGACAAAACACTAATGCACTACGAACTGAACAAAGTGCAGCTGCCAAATGAACTAAACAGACTACAGACAAACAATGTGATTTATCAGATCTCCAGGTCGGTGTGAACCTACAGTAATACCAGCAGTATTTTTTACAGTAATCTCTGGGAGTACTGATTTTCTGAAGGTGAATAGTTTTCTTCAACAGCTAACATGTACAGGTAAGAAtgttgattaattgattatatGTTTGGGACCTTAGTGATTGGCATGATTTGGAAGAGCACTGCTAGCTATAATTTTCCTTTATATGAGAGTATGAGACAACCTACTTAATTTAAGAAAACATTGTCTTGAATATACTGGGAAACAGTAGTTACTGCGGCAAAAAACATTGGGAAACAAGCTTTCCCTTCAAGATTTACTTCCAATTCAACCCACAAAATAGAAACCTGCCATCAGTTCTGGTGCCTTGCTCCAGCGACTGATTTGGTGCCAGAATGCGATAATCAGCATGGGTTTCGGTCAAAATCGACAAGGATATCCACGAGAAATtgccagcagcagcaagcaatgTTCACAAACATGGCATCAGGGATGAACCAGGAGGCAAGAACAAACCAGGGTACGGGAAGATGGCAGGGACCCTTTCTCAGTAGCAACAGATAGCTCAAAAATAAAAGCATCCTGGAACGTGATACGGAGAACATCAATGGTTACTACTGATAAGTGGTAACCATGATTGAACGGCCCACTATTCAAATATGACCTGCACACTGAAGAACTGATAAAAACATACACAATTCAAATAAGCCCAGCTGGTGGCAAAAGATTCATTGTAAGTTCACAACATTAGCATTGTGTCATCAACTCCAAAATACTTAGACATGGACCAAACTACAGTCAGATAATTGAGGTTTCCCCAAAAGAACTTAGTCACCACACTAAGGCTGAGGCCTGACGAATTCGGATGAAGTTAACATCAGTAAATCAATCAACCTACAATGGTCCAGGACAACTAATAATCACTGTGAGATTGCACGGCAACACACCTTCGCTTCAATCCAAAGGGAACAGCCAAGTTGCAGAAATCATCTCATGCTTCCAGGCCATCGGCAGAGGGGAAGAGACCTCGGCGCTCCTCATGTCGTAGACACTGACAGAAGTGGTCTCCTCCTCATAGGCATACTCCTTGTTATTCTCCATAACATCATCAAGGAAGAAGATTTGGTCACCTGGCATCCCGTACTGAGACGCGGACACCGCCTTAGAGCATGGCCGTCCGAGGAAAACTATCTGATCATCCCCAAGGGTTGTCACATTCACCCAACGTGAGTTCTCCAAATCAGCCTTGAACACCTCAAACTCGTTCTGTCCAGCCACGACGGTCTTGCCTACCACTCTGCAGCAAACCTTCCTGCGTACCATCAGCAATACACCACATGATTCAACTAGGTAGAGCTTCTTTTTGTCCGTTGTGCTTGTGTCGTCGTCATCCGGAATCAGAACTGAAGACCAGGTGGGATCGTCCTTGATGACCTGTCCAATTTGGGAGATCTGTGGATCACCGGTGTTTGGATCCTGGCTGATGTTGACGACAAGGAGGTTCTCATCATGAGTGAGGGCGTACAGCTTCCCCCGGTAGAATGCCATGTCTTCAAACAGCTTGCACTTGTCGTAAGCTCGTACCGACCATGAGGACGCCCCTGGCTGGCACACTAGAATCTGGCTGTTGCGTCCAGCATTGGCGAGTGAGCTGCCGATGAATGCGGCGACGAGGTTCGGCGAGCACAAGAGTAGCTTGTTTATGGGCATCTTGTCCGAAGTCTTGATATGCATCCAAGTAGCGTGAGGGTAGAACATACTGACATGTGCATCACGCCCTGCGATCCCAACATTTACATACCTAGCAACCGCATTTGGGGGTCGGAGCCGGACACGGGACAGGGCGGGGAGCGTCACAGTGGCGCCGGCGAAGGGGTCGACCAAGAAGCAGCCGTCGTCGTGCGGGAAGACGAGCCAGCGGCCACACGCGGCGGTCTTGTAGCCGGCGCAGCCGGCACGAGGGAAACGGAAGGGCTTGCCGTAGGGGAGGCAGTAGAAGGCGCCGTCCGGGAGCGCGAGCAGCGGCAGGGGCGCGGGCAGGAGGGCgttccgcgcggcggcgcgccactGCGGGCACACGGCGGCGAAGCAGGCTCTGTCCACCTGGGCCGGGAGGAAGCGGATCACCTGGACGGCCAGGTCCCGCGGGATGTCCGCCCACGACGGCGGCTGCCTCTGCTGcctggcgcgcgccgccgtcgcctcgtccTCCGCCATGGCGCGCCTGCCGAGGTCAAACCTTGCATACAGCAAGAAAGACACCGAGACATCACGCGAGCGTTAGGCGCTACATCACCACGGGGAACGAACGCGTCAGGATCCAAACAAACCCCACAAGGAAACGGTGCGGTGCGCACGAGGGCAATACGTCGAACACCTCGCGTGCACGGGCAATGCCACAGCACACACCGAGGCaaatggggattttttttttttcttttgggtggGAACTTCCAAATgggaaaaacaaacaaaccccATGGGGATTGGCTGCATATTCCCCTCCAAccgtttgtttgtttggataatggCGGATCGGAAGAAGTATAGGTTCTATTTCAAACTCtagaggatttaaaaaaaaatgaaaaatccaTAGAATATACTCGAGAAATCCCAAAAATAGTACATATAAATTCGAAAAAAGAAATCGCCTAGAATCAAATGGGAGGGATGAGAACGAGaatgcagaggaggaggagggcaaccTGAAACCCCAACGCAGCCGGGGAAGAGCAGCAGTATACTCCAGCACTGACCGAGGGAGGGATATGGGAGTGGGGGAAGAGAACCGCAGAAGCGGCGCGTGTCGGGGGGCAATTACCAGGAGAGAGGATGTTGGAGAGTCGCGACCCTTGTCTTCATTTGAATGTTGTTAACAGTTCACTTACGTATGTCAACAGACCATAATTTTACACAGTCTACGTCCAATGTTGATCATcccttttatttaaaaaaataatatttattattattattattattgttattattataaaacataaataatactttatgtataactaattattttaaaatttttcataaaatttataaataaaatggaCCATCAAACGTTTGATATAAAAACCCACGGCTGTACTTAAAATGCAACGAATGTAGTATTACATATTTATGTTATATGGATTTTATGTGTTTATA
The Oryza glaberrima chromosome 8, OglaRS2, whole genome shotgun sequence DNA segment above includes these coding regions:
- the LOC127782802 gene encoding uncharacterized protein LOC127782802, with the translated sequence MAEDEATAARARQQRQPPSWADIPRDLAVQVIRFLPAQVDRACFAAVCPQWRAAARNALLPAPLPLLALPDGAFYCLPYGKPFRFPRAGCAGYKTAACGRWLVFPHDDGCFLVDPFAGATVTLPALSRVRLRPPNAVARYVNVGIAGRDAHVSMFYPHATWMHIKTSDKMPINKLLLCSPNLVAAFIGSSLANAGRNSQILVCQPGASSWSVRAYDKCKLFEDMAFYRGKLYALTHDENLLVVNISQDPNTGDPQISQIGQVIKDDPTWSSVLIPDDDDTSTTDKKKLYLVESCGVLLMVRRKVCCRVVGKTVVAGQNEFEVFKADLENSRWVNVTTLGDDQIVFLGRPCSKAVSASQYGMPGDQIFFLDDVMENNKEYAYEEETTSVSVYDMRSAEVSSPLPMAWKHEMISATWLFPLD